The nucleotide window TACGTCAGCCCACGGCATCGGCCCGCTCCGGACTGCCAACCAATGGAAACAACCATGCTGCAACCTACCCGTTTTTCCCTGCGTCTGTTCACCCTCACCTATTTCGGCAGCCTGGCGCTGCTCGCCGGGGTCCATGCGGGCATCGGCCTGACCGATGACGCCCCCCTCTGGCCCGGCCTGATCGTGTCAGGCTGCCTGGCCGTGCTCGGCATCGGTCTGTGCATGTACCTCAACAGAACCGTGGTCCGACCCGCAGCGTCCCTCGCCGCCTTTGCCAACGATACGCTCAAGGGCAATTACGGCAGCGGCGACGCCATGCCGGACTCGCCCCTGTCCATCGCCGTCAAGGAACTCGTTGCCCGCTACAAGGAACGGCTCGGCTTTGCCCGCAGCATTCTCGACGGATTGCCCATGCCCATCTGCATCGTGGACACGAACCAGCATATTCAGTTCCTGAACAAGGAATGCCTGGAGATGATCGGCTCCACCAAGGAACTCGAGTACTACCACGGCAGGATGATCTCCCAGATCTTCTACAATGACGACCGCAAGTCCAAGATTGCGGACTGCATGGACACAGACACCCGAGCCATGAACCTCGAGGCGGTGTTCAAACACGTGGACGGCAGCGACATCAACGTCCTGGCCAACCTCTTCCCGCTGCACGACGTGGAGGGCAGGGTCATCGGCGGGTGCTGCGTCTATCTGGTGACCACGGAACTCAAGCGGCACGAGGCCGAAATAGTCAGCCAGAACGAGCGCATCGCCAAGGCGGCCCTCGATGCCACCAAAATCGTCGGGGAGCTGACCTCGGCCACGGAACAGCTCCAGGTCGTGGTCCGCAAAGCCAAATCCGGGACGCACATCCAGACCGAACGCATTGACGAGACGGCCACGGCAATGGAAGAAATGAACGCCACGGTCATGGAAGTGGCCCGCCACTCCATTGATGCCGCCGAAGAGGCCGGGGAGGCCCGCGATAAGGCCGGAGAAGGGGCCGCCATCGTCACCCAGGTGGTCACCGCAATCCATGAAGTGGCCACGCAC belongs to Pseudodesulfovibrio portus and includes:
- a CDS encoding methyl-accepting chemotaxis protein yields the protein MLQPTRFSLRLFTLTYFGSLALLAGVHAGIGLTDDAPLWPGLIVSGCLAVLGIGLCMYLNRTVVRPAASLAAFANDTLKGNYGSGDAMPDSPLSIAVKELVARYKERLGFARSILDGLPMPICIVDTNQHIQFLNKECLEMIGSTKELEYYHGRMISQIFYNDDRKSKIADCMDTDTRAMNLEAVFKHVDGSDINVLANLFPLHDVEGRVIGGCCVYLVTTELKRHEAEIVSQNERIAKAALDATKIVGELTSATEQLQVVVRKAKSGTHIQTERIDETATAMEEMNATVMEVARHSIDAAEEAGEARDKAGEGAAIVTQVVTAIHEVATHADGLRSSMEELDNRSEAIGKVLSVIEDIADQTNLLALNAAIEAARAGDAGRGFAVVADEVRKLAEKTMDATREVHSAITGIQEGARENVKATMVAVESVNRSTEMAGRSGETLNAIVTMADNTADRVRSIATAAEQQSTASEEINRATMDINTVCNETDQLMTDASEAVDRLSRMAESLNSVIREME